The genomic interval TCGGAAAACGATTTGGCTTCCGGAATGATCGGCTCGATGCCGTGCAGGGTGAGCACCGATTCCTTCGCCGAGATCCAGATGACCGATTCGAACAAATCCGCCTCGACACAACGATGACTCGCTTCGATGGCAAGCGCGGATTTTCCCACGCCGCCGATGCCCTCGATGCCGATGATAAACGTGCGGCTGTTGGGGCTGAGCGATTGCAGGATGGTCTTGATCTCTGGTTCCCGCCCGACAAAATAATGACGTCTCGGCAGGTTCGAGAACGAGTCCGTTCTTTCGCGCGCGCCGCTGGAGGTCAACCCCTCGATCTCTTTGGCGTAGCGCGCGATCGCCTCCCGTTCCATCGTAACGCTGTTGATGAGATGCAGCGGCTGGTCGGCGCCGTACTTTGCGAGCATCTCTTCGAGCGCGTAGAGATTCTTTTTATGGAGATCGATCATCTTTTCACGATGAGCAATATCTTCCTGATTCATAGACAGCCTCGGTTTACTCGATGATCCGAATATCCTTGTTATACAACTTGGAAAGCGCCGCCTCAAGTTGTTCGATGGTTTCGATCATGGCGTCTTCCGCCTCGGTCATGGTATGCACCACGATCGGAGGCACGAGTGCGCTTCCCCATTTCGCATATTGTTCTTTTGCGATCTGATAATTCTGCGAGTACGTTTGCAACAGCCTCACCAAATGCCCGACTTCCGCCTCGTAATTCTTCCACAGACCCTCATCCACTTTGACAGAAAGCAATTCCTCTTTGGATTCCGCCTTCGTCTCCATCGCACTCTTCGACTCGTTTCGAACGGCGGGGAGGGCTGGTTCGGCTTCGGCTGGCTTTTCCTCTGCGGGGGCAGGGGCGTCCTTCGCCTTCCGCCGTTCCCGACGTTCCTCCAGAATTTTACGCCCCTCATCAAATATGAAGTCAATCGCTTTCAACAAAATAGGGAGTTCGATCGCATCCAACATAACGCCTCCTGTTGATTCATTGTAGCACAGGAAGGAATGAGACGCTACGCTCGCAGGCGTTCAAATCACGGTGGGGATGATGGTCTGGGAGTTTGAAGCGACGCGTCTCTGAAATGAGCGCGTCGCCTTTCATCCTTCATCCTTCATAATTCATCCTTTATGGACAAACGCCCCCTCAAAGTTTTCCCTTCGACAGGCTCAGGACAAGCCTCTGCCATATCATCCCCTTGCGGGACGCCTCCGCGGACAAGCCGAAGGTGCGCGAGTTGTACCGCGCGCTGAAGCGACGCGGCGTGCAACCGTGGCTGGACGCGTCAAAATTACGAAATGGAAATTCATAGAGGTATAATTGCAACATCGTTCAGGAGATTTGACCATGAAATACAAAATCCGACTCGAAGAAACGGACGAAGGCTTTGCCGTTTGGGTGCCTGGATTTCCAGGTTGCTGGTCGCAAGGGGAAACCGAACTGGAAGCGATTGAAAATATCAAAGATGCGATTCAAACTTATCTTGAAACCATTGATATTCTGAATCGAGATAAAGAAACCCGTTTGGTTGAAGTTCCCGTGTAATCATGCCCAAATTGGCGGGAGTTCAACACCAGTGAGCCGTAAAAGCTTTTGAGAAAGCGGGGTTTCGTGTCATCCGTGAAGGGAAGCATATTTCGATGGCGAAAGATGACCGCATTATCATTATCCCGCGCAATAACCCGATCAATGCTTTCACGATGGGCGGAATTATCAAAGACGCGGGGTTGACCATCGAAGAGTTCAAGAAATTACTCTAACATGACCGATGCCAAACGCCCCCTCAAAGTCTTCCTCTGCCACGCCTCCGCGGACAAGCCGTAGGTGCGCGAGTTGTACCGCACGCCTGCCCTGAGTGCTTCGCGATCGAAGGGTTGAAGCGACGCGGCGTGCAACATTGAACGGGTATAATAAATCGAACGTACGAATAGAATTGTAAAAATCATGTTGAAAAACATTCCCGCAAATTGGGACGCCGTTCACGCCGAAGAGACTCGTTTATTGCGCGCTTTATCCCCGCAGGAGGGTGCGCGGCAATTCTTTGCGTTAATGGCTGAATTCGAACCGTGGCTGCGGGAGACCGAGTCCGTGTTTCGGAATGAGCGCAATCGGACGATGATCGAACTTCAGGCGCGGTTAGCCAGTCTGAACGCCAAAACGGGACAGACATGACCGACGCAAAACGCCCCTTGAAAGTATTTTTATGCCATGCCTCCGCGGACAAGCCGAAGGTGCGCGAGTTGTACCGCACCCTGAAGCGACGCGGCGTGCAACCGTGGCTGGACGCGGAGGATTTGATCCCTGGGCAGAATTGGGAAGTGGAGATACCCAAGGCGTTGCTTTCCTCGGATGCGATCATCATTTGCCTTTCTCCCAACTCCGTGGACAAAGAGGGATATGTTCAAAAAGAGATCAAGTTCGCGCTGGACAAGGCAATGGAAATGCCCGAGGGACGCATCTTCATCATCCCTGCGCGGCTGGAAGATTGCGACCTGCCTTTTGGTTTGAAAAAATACCAGACAGTGAATTTGTACGAAAAGGCGGGTTACACAAAGTTGATGCAAGCGCTCAAACTGCGCGCCTCACAACTGGAACGCGCGATAGTGGAATTGCCAAAAAAGGGAGAAACGACCGCTGAGATAAAAAAGGTTGTTGAAGAAAAGAAACCTCCCGAACCGAAAGAAGAAAAGGCTGAAATTAAGACACCGAAGCCTTCACAAGATAAAGTTGGTGTTGGTGGTGATGTTTCTGATAGTGTGATCGTTTCAGGCAGTGGCAATGTGATCAACATTGGCGAACAG from Candidatus Defluviilinea gracilis carries:
- a CDS encoding toll/interleukin-1 receptor domain-containing protein; amino-acid sequence: MRDASADKPKVRELYRALKRRGVQPWLDASKLRNGNS
- a CDS encoding type II toxin-antitoxin system HicB family antitoxin, with translation MKYKIRLEETDEGFAVWVPGFPGCWSQGETELEAIENIKDAIQTYLETIDILNRDKETRLVEVPV